The Raphanus sativus cultivar WK10039 chromosome 2, ASM80110v3, whole genome shotgun sequence genome includes a region encoding these proteins:
- the LOC108836408 gene encoding V-type proton ATPase subunit G2 has protein sequence MESSSNHGGIQQLLAAEQEAQQIVNAARTAKMARLKQAKEEAETEVADHKTSTEHGFQMKLEATSGDSGANVKRLEQETDAKIEQLKNEASRISRDVVDMLLKHVTTVNN, from the exons ATGGAATCGAGCAGTAACCATGGAGGGATCCAGCAACTGCTTGCTGCTGAACAAGAAGCTCAGCAAATTGTCAATGCCGCTAGGACCG CTAAAATGGCAAGGCTGAAGCAAGCCAAGGAAGAGGCTGAAACAGAGGTTGCTGACCACAAAACCAGCACCGAGCATGGTTTCCAGATGAAACTCGAAGCg acCAGTGGAGACTCGGGTGCAAACGTGAAGAGGCTTGAGCAAGAGACTGATGCCAAGATCGAGCAGTTGAAAAACGAAGCTTCCAGGATTTCCAGAGATGTTGTGGACATGCTTCTCAAACATGTCACCACTGTGAACAACTAG